The genomic region TGTACAtgaacacatcacatttgaggtgtaaaatgCTGTCAATCAgctgctgtgctaaaacaagaattTGAACTTTGCCAGAACAGTCCAGTCAGAAAATATGAAAAAGCATATATAGAAACATGCACAAGATTTTCATGGAACTTCATCAGTGTGTCTGATGTCAACACGCAGAGAGACAGCTCAGTTAACACGGGTATTCCACTAAATAATGcagaattctgcttgaaatgtggGAGAAACAGTCTGCTGGGTTTTTTCACACTTCCTTTGACTTTTATGACTTTGTGGTTTATCATGCAGTAACTTACcaacatagtgattgatgtatgtcgtcatgaaatcagagaccctcctctcgaaatccgaacacaagtggtcacaggagacacatttgagcATCCAGGTGTAAACGGTGATGTGTCTCTCCTGACcaaatgtgattggatcaccctaGACGTATCTTaacaccaggtgtaaacggggtcaattTCAGAGGAGCAACAAGTTTGTTAATATGGTGCATACAAGCTGCTTAGAGCCAAAAAGTCATTCAGCTTAGTACTCAAACTCTCACTGTGTTGTTGAAATGAGAGGCATGCTATCTAAAACATTTCCTGTGTCAATTGTAGCCCTAACAGACTTATCAGCCTTATACAGACTCTGCACTTTTGAGACACTCCTTAAGAAGGAAGAGCTGTGTTCAGAGGTTTGAGTCACCACTTTTTATGGTGGGCCTCTCTGGTAGTTTCCAAACCAATTAATAATGATCCACGGTGCAAAGTGTCCCACTTTGTGTGTCTAGTGTTTTCCAGGTGTGACTCAAGGTTTATGCATaagttatgcagttgctagattATGGAGAGTTGATGtgcagtaaatacattttgtattttcaaCTTTACTTTGAATTAATGTAGcaaatgttgttgtttatttcTCTTCATTCTTTCAGCAAACAAAAGGAACATATACGATCGATATGGCAAAGAGGGCTTAGCAGGAAGCGGAGGTAATTGCATGCttcaatgtattttaatatactaAGTTTTGGTAAAATTGTACATTTGGATTTTAAATGTATACTTTCCCATTATTTAATATCCCAATACTAAGcttacattttgttgttgttgtgaggaTCAAAGGAACTGCTTTATGCTTGTCCTTTGTCCACAATGCTTGAACATGTCACCTTTCTCAATTTggacaggaggaggaggaggaggtcaTTATAATGGTGACCACTTTGGAGGATTCACATTCCGCAATCCAGAAGATGTCTTCAGGGAATTCTTTGGTGGACGTGATCCATTTGCAGACTTCTTTGGTGAGTAAGAATGTGTGCATTTACTTCCAAAGTGATTGGTgtaatctgttttttttatttatttttttttaatccgttTTCGTTCATGGCTTTGAATTTCTCAGGTAATACTTTCAATACATAACTGAATAAAGCTTGCATGCAAACAGCTCTAAAAAGTCCTCTTTGGACTTTTAGGGGGAGATCCATTTGCTGATGACTTCTTTGGTGGTGGTCGTAGACATCAGCGGGATATGAGCAGAAGCCGGACAAGCGGGTCGTTTTTTGGGGGCTTTGGTGGCTTCCCACCTTTTGGTGCTGGGTTTTCATCTTTTAATGCAGGTCAGATGTTACAAATATGTTTGCTCATTTCAAGTTCTTTGAAACAAATCTTTGAAACTAATGCAAAAGTGCAAATGCAAAAGTAACTGCTTCAAATTAAGACCAATACCATAAGAGTGTATGTTCTATAGGCATCAGGCCACATATATTTACAGCCATTGCTGTAAATGCACCAGGAAAGTTTACGGATTAGCCAAGCTTTGACTGGTGCTGAAATTGCACTTTGTTGTTTTTTGATAGTATTAAACACATTTCCATAGTATTTTGTGAAGATGTTTTATCCACCAATACAAATAGCTTGTACCATGTGGATATACTTACTAGTATTTTAACTCTGTATTAAATGTGcgtgtttttatttttctactgTAGGTTTCAGCCCCTTTGGGCATATGGGAGGAGGTGGCTTTACCTCCTTCTCCTCAAGCTCGATAGGTGGAGGGGGAGGCGGTGGAGGGATGGGCAACTTCCGCTCTGTGTCAACCTCCACTAAATTCATCAATGGCAGGAAAATCACAACAAAAAGGTAGACACATTTCCAAAGCCCAAATTTTGTATATTTGAgatataaatgcaacataaaaccaAATTTCAAATCCCTGGTTAGTCCCACGTGTAATTCATAAATGTGCTATTTATTTGTTTCTGTAGAATCATTGAGAATGGACAGGAACGGATAGAAGTGGAAGAAGATGGACAGTTAAAATCTCTAACCATAAATGGTAAGGAACAGCTCCTGCGATTGGAACACAAGTAAGATAATGGAGCCCTTTCAGCACAAACTTGAGCTAGAAAAATACAATGTTAGTACTATTGTTCACATGTCtgtatatttagtttttctgcttgtttgttggtttgtttgtttttccctttttaattttttttagaacgTCAAGAACAATTTttgctaatatatttataaacggGACTGTCAGTATTTTGGGCAGAGTGCgtaaatgtttacttttatttgGGACCATAATGTTAGATTCGTTTTTCTTTCCACAAGCACTTTGCTGTGTTGCAGTGTCCTCATGAATGCACATTGCCTTTTGAATAGTACTTTTGGGCTTTAAGGAATAAGAGAATTGTGCATTGTGCATGACTTTCCCAACTGAGTGTGGAATTGGAATACGTAACTTACTGTTCAAACCTGATGGCAACTTGTCTTATTTGTTTGTTAAACATAATCTTTGTAAATGCTGATAGAGTGATCCATTGTACTGATAtgcaatttgtattatttttgattgatttaaactttttttttccctcattgtTGCATGCAAGACAACAAAAGTTGTTTAAAGTCGTAATGTTATTACTAAATAACCTGATGAGCATCAGAGGTGATATAACTGATACATGAACATTCAAGAAACTTTGTGTACTTTGTAAAAGAATTTGAACCCAAATAAATGAGTTTCATCCTTTTTGGGGATGTGGCAGCCCTGCAGTCTGTGTAGTTTTGCTTTTACAAAGTGTGATCATAGGTTTTCTTTCAAATCCAATTATTAGGGAGCATGTTGCTGGATGTTTGCTTAAACTAACATTCTTACCCTTATAGAAAACACTGGCCTGATAACTAATGCAGGGAATTTTTATAGTGGTGTaggaaaacagaacaaaataataTGTCTGGTTAAGTCGAGGAACTACTGTATCAATATAGGcattttaaagggaaaaaatgaaaattttctcaatttactcaccctcatgccaagatatgtatgactttctttcgtctgctgaacacaaacaaagatttttagaaggatatttcagctctgtaggtccatacaatgcaagtgaatggtggccagaactctgaaggtccaaatatcacataaaagcatcacaaaagtaaatacatatgactccaggggttaaatcagtgttcatgatttcaagctcgattacgcttcctatagtgccatctagcgctctgtgcatgcatcaagcactaggaagtgtaatcgagcttgaactcTTGTttttgcctagagactgcaatgacaagattctggccaccattcacttgcattgtgaggaccttcagagctgagatattattctaaaaatcttcatttgtgttctgcagaagaaaaaagtcatacacatctgcgatggcataaacgataagagaattttctttattttggggtgaactattccttttaataataaaaatgcattattttacgTGGCATTATAAAGTATATATCTCAAATTGAGTGAATTCTGTTCACCTGATATGTGATATCAACAAGTGAGTAACACATTACAGTAACATTCAAGAGTAAGTCATCAGCAGACATTAATGCGTAGCAGATTTAGTAATGCTTatccaaaaaaattatatattagaaAATATCAAAGTTTTATGACATTTCTAACTACTATATTTTGAATGCACAGGAAAATGTAATGCAATAATGCTTGTTAATGAATGTTATTAATACTGTTATTCACTAAAATTAGGAAAGGTATTATAATGTTTTACTGGGTTCTTAAACCAATGAATAGAATTGAAAAGAAATGTAGAGATGAAGAGAGAAGGAAAACACTGTTTTAGATGTCAGAAATAATGTAGTGTCAAagtgttttataaataaattatgcatgGAATGTTATCAAGTCCAGGTACTTTGAATTATCTCTGTATTATGTAGAATAACATTAATTTGCCATTGCCCAAATGTTTTGATCAATAACTTTCAACAATGCAAAGTTGGCTGCAGTACTAACTGAATGCAAACTAGCAAGCTCAGTGGTTTTGTTAGTGCTCTCTAAATGCATATCTCTTGATGTTAGAGGTTTAATGCATAATGCAGAGTTTTCCTCGTCAAAAAGTTTGGGTCAAGCTGACTGCTAATAGACATTGTAATTGGTATGGAAAACCATTTTAAATTAAAGGCAGATAATATTACGCCTATTTAAATGGTGCTCTTCCCAGTGTTACTAAACCACACCCCTCTCTCTAGGAAGAGCCCAGGAGATAGACATGCCTGAGGGTCACAGACAGAGGAGAGAGCTCCCTGACTCCTCAACCTCCTCACATTCTGCAAGGCAGTCAGCTCAGAGAGAGGAGCAAAATAAAACCACAGGCAAAGGTCAGGAGCCCATTTCATATTTTGTGTAAGATTCCTACAGCTCTAGAATGACCCTTGTGATATTTAAAAGTTATGTATCCCAACAGAGCAAGCTGGAGTCAAGAGGAAGAGATTGACTGTGAATGGAGAGACCAAAAAGGCCAAAGAATCCTAAATTTGGCTCTATATCTGTACTGATAGTCTAAATTCTGATATATTGTAGCTGTGGATATTCTCTGTTGAGGTTGGATCAACATTatagcatttttatgtttttttgtttgtttttgttttttattgcagAGTTGACTGAAATGTATCAAATTTTCCCATGGCACTACAAATCAATAATGATTGAAAATAAATGATCACTGTCTGAACTGTGACATATACCTAAATAAAAAAGGCAATGGAGTGTTAATGTGGAACCGAACATATGTCATTAACATGATCaatacttattttattaatacattGACACAGAATCAGAGTGTACAGTGTTTTTTCTGTAATAAAGAATCTCTTGCCTTTGGAGGAATTTAGAGTACAGAAGAAGACCAAACTGTCTTTGGTAACATTTAAGAGTTTAACACATAGGAGCACAATTACTGTAGAAGCCTGCAATTTGGTTGTAGCCTTGATGTACAGAAGCAAGTTAATACTGAGAAATATTAGCCACATCATATAGTAGTGAGTTGTTCATAGAAATGTTCCAAGGGACATCTTGAAAACTGGACAACGTTTTCCACCAGTTTATGACTGCAAGCTCATTTCTTTCTGGCAGTAACTATCCTGAGTAGAGGACCCCATTTGCTCCTGGTGAGAAGTTTTTCCTTCAACTCTCGGAGCTGATCTCCATCTTCTGCACTATGAGCTTCAGCaggttgtgttgtttttccagtCTCTGACGACATCTTCATCCTGGTAAATCACATCACATGGTCTGGCATGAAGAACCTCTGGGATTAATGCTGGGCATAAATTGTATGAATTTAAATTCAAATGCATACCATCATAACTAGATGACAAATTTTGCTAAAGCAGTTCAGCTGGACAGAACTGCAATTTTTGAGAAGCTGTGAAGCAATTTCTCAGGTTGGTGTTACCTGCATTTCTGTTTGGTTAGCTCCTGTTCCAGTGGAGTTGACTGTTGTGTGGCGGGGAGGCGGGTCCTGACCCTCCGAACAtcattgccacaaaaaaaaaaacaccttttctGTACACAAGCACATTGAATCTGCACATTTAGATCTGATGGAAAATGTCAGTGTTTTCaagttggaaaaaaataaaagctttacTTTGACAACAAATGCTTTATAGAGTACATCACAAATCTcccattttttctttaattccATAATAACTGAATTTATTTTGTGCGTGTAGGGTAGAGACAGCATGGCAATGCCAGAGTATGCTATAATTTGGAAACATTTATTGATTTACAATATAGGCTACCGCCTAGTCAATTATCTGATTTAGCTTGGTTAATTTATGTGTTGGGTTGTCAGACCTTTCCTCTGAAGCTTCTGTTTGGGTATTCTTTAATGGAGACCTGGTCCACCCTCTTCATAAACCAgtatggaagcctctcctcaagATTTGTGTGAAGATCAATATGTGGAGTAACAATGGTCAGCACTGTTTTTACAAAGAGGTAGTTTATTCTTATCATGATAGAGAACTGGAGTTTGGAATTACATGCATTTCAACTCACTTTAAGCAAGAATTTGTCTGCACTTATGCTATGTCACCAACAGCCAAtctgaagtaaaaacaataagTGAATTTGGTATGTAACCTGTCAAAGTGGAGTGTTCTTGTATATCTAATTCAGATTCTTTTTCCTGTTGGACTTACCAGTAGGTCCATGAGAATGATAGGTACAAGTAAGACAAACCAGATAAACATTGCCATAGTCAAGTAAGGGAAAGGAAGGTTTCCTTCCAGGAAGGGTTTCAAGAAATTGTCTTGGTAGTTGATTTCCCCTACCATCATGACAAAGGTCTGCATCAGTGAAAGGAACATATTTCCAAAATGTCACTGTAAAATACatccatatttaaaaatgtattgtggcTTTTAAAGCATACAAGGTAGTTTGCCTATTcaaaaatccatccatccatgataGATATGTGACCTGcttcatcattttgagtcactttgaaacacatttttgaattttatacactaaaaaaaaaaaggaaagtctcagctttctattgATATCATTATGTTTCCCTTAATTCATTGCATTTATATCATTTAAATATTGTCTGAAACTTTccattttactttagtgcatCAAGATTAAATTgagtttctgggtcaaagtggctcaaaatgatggagcaggtcatatATGTTTTGTACACATCTTCATATTAATTGTTTTTTGAGCTCTCATATACTCACATGTTCGATCATCAAGGCATAGAAGTACAAGGCAAATGCCAATATCAAGTAGAAGACCAACACAATGATGCTCAGCAGTGTCTGTGAGATCTCTCGAAATATGAATATGTAAATACCAATCCGTTCAAAGCTATGGACATAAAAGACTTTGTTAAATCTCTGACAGCCCACAGATTACAAATGATAAATCCTTCAAAATATTATGAAATGCTTCTATTACATAATTCTGTTTTTGTTGTGGATTGATTAAATGTCATTGCAGTGGTTCATACCGCTGGAGATAGAGAAGGAGATTCATCCAGGAAGCCAGAGCTTCTAATGATCCAGCCTACTAGTACCAAGAGCTCTTTAGATTCAGCAGCAATGGTACCACAAACAGCAGAGCACAGATTGTAGCAGCCCAGTCCATGTAGACAGACAAATCTCGCAAATAATTGGTCCACTTCCAAAGGAAaggcacatttttaaatgattatccATAGATTCATGCACAGAAAAGCaaattaaatacaagttaagttgttttaaatacaagttaagctctattgacagtattttttgcataatgttgattaccacaaaaaataatttagtctcATGattatagtaaggcacttactaTACAACTAGAAAAAAGCCAGTACATACACATTAAAATACccactttttaaaaagtaaagcCTGATGATGTGTGAGcatgcttttagtgtgataaagttgCTCACTAATCTTagctgtgtaaagttatacccaaaagttacaactttgttgtcattacAATGTAACACTGGAAAAATCTTTTATCTGATAAACGCTGAAAAGGcattaaatccctgattttatcacacaaaaatgttaACACATATAGTGTTTACATCTTAtcgtgactatacttttgaaacagtaatttaatgtttatgaactggttccattcacttccatggttAGTGCCTTACTGCACctgtaatgtttttttcttttctttttttaagaaacaagggagtcaaaattatttttgtggtaatcaacattatgccacaaaatgctgtcaattgagcttaacttgtatagaacctggaacattccttaagGGATTGGTGAGATTTTGAGAATTTAAGAATTGATAAGGTGGTACTGTTGTAAGTGCAGCATAAACAAACCTGCTGAACCATTTGCAGAATCTCTTTGCCAACTGCATACATATTCATAACAAGAACCAGGAATATGCATGTTGTGATAAAATAGGATTGCTGTGTAAATCAAAAGAAAATCATCAGAAGTGGCATCTTTTTTGTCTTTAGGGATACAGTACATTAATACACATAAAATCTCATTTTTCTATGAATTTCCTTATTGTCTTGACACCATACCTTGTACAGGGATGTGCAGACCATTTTGAACGATGTCACATTTCTTTCAGTGTTCAATGTGGGCTTTAGATTCACAATCAGGTGAGTTAAGGGAAACAGTCATGTTGAGTAAATGTGCCTTGATGCCATAGGCATTcatataaaacaaatgttttttagcTCAGGATGTTGATACATACGtataaaaaaatagcaaattCAAATTTGTAGTTTATAGAAAACTTACCATTTCATCTCCAAATATTTCTTGCAGACTGAATGGGTTAACAAGCTCATAGATTAAAATGTACCATAGCCTGTGATTCATTTTAATTTCTAAACATGGCCGTTCACAATTCAAAATGGACACAAtcacaacatttttttaaaggacCAACATTTAATGCACTGAGAGGTTTGTAACTTCTGTCTCTTTCTGTGCTTGCTTTTTTAAGGTTTTGCAGTGGATGCTGAAGCCATCTGAATTCATACTCGATTTGTTTAAAAGAGAACatgaaagatttaaatgttgGAGGCAATTCGCAGGCAATTACTTCAGAAGTTGTTCCTTTAGGCTTCTAGAACATTAGAAAACTTGCACCGTAATTGCTGGAGATTACATCTTCCTCTGACTCTTTTATGCAAGTGTCTAGAAGATGCTGGGGAAAATATATAATGCTCTGTTGGTTAGAGTATTAAAGGGGAACAATAAGAGATGTTTGGCAAAATAACtgagcctcagttaccattcactttcattgcatcttgctttctatacaattaaagtgaatggtgactgagactaacattctgcccaacatcttcattttgtgttccactgaagaaagtcatgggggtttgaaacaacatgagggtgactaaatgatgacagtttcaATGTCGGGTGAGATTTCCATTTAAAccactgacaaattaatgattgtACTAaagcaacagtaaaaaaaaaaaaaaaatctcactttaAAGGACTCACTTTAAAGGACAAAATCAGCTGTTGAACCTGTGATGGCTGAATTGTAATAACAGCATTTTAGCAAATTAGTGAAATAAGTCTACCCCATCTCCATCAATGTTGTCCAGAATTTTGATGTTAGATGTCAGCAAAGTGTCCATGGTCTGTGTGTATCCTTCAGATGCAGCATGATGCAGTCATGACCATCATCTGTAGTCactaaacaaaatacacaaataaaacactcAAGATGTGATGACTTGATGTGGTCTGACCATGAGCTCTCTTCtgaaaatggcagttatcaaaccacttattaagaagccacagcttgatcctagtgaattggctaattacagaccgatttcaaatctaccatttatgtcgaaaatactagaataggtagtgtcctcccaactatgttcacttctatatatgaacaatttcagtcaggatttaggccccatcacagtacagagactgcacttatcagagttacaaatgacttgctcttatcatctgattgcggctgcatttctcttctagtgcttttagatctcagtgctgccttcgacatgatagatcacggcattctcttgaataggctggagaattatgttggcattagtggacttgcattagcatggtttaggtcctatttatcagaccgctaccactttgtatgtgtaaataagtcattgtcaaatcaaacaaaagttaagtatggagtgccacaggtatcagttttaggacctctgcttttctccttatacatgcttcccctggagat from Myxocyprinus asiaticus isolate MX2 ecotype Aquarium Trade chromosome 5, UBuf_Myxa_2, whole genome shotgun sequence harbors:
- the LOC127441119 gene encoding dnaJ homolog subfamily B member 6-like isoform X1, coding for MVDYYQILGVQKTASPDDIKKAYRKLALRWHPDKNPDNKEEAEHKFKELSEAYEVLSDANKRNIYDRYGKEGLAGSGGGGGGGHYNGDHFGGFTFRNPEDVFREFFGGRDPFADFFGGDPFADDFFGGGRRHQRDMSRSRTSGSFFGGFGGFPPFGAGFSSFNAGFSPFGHMGGGGFTSFSSSSIGGGGGGGGMGNFRSVSTSTKFINGRKITTKRIIENGQERIEVEEDGQLKSLTINGRAQEIDMPEGHRQRRELPDSSTSSHSARQSAQREEQNKTTGKEQAGVKRKRLTVNGETKKAKES
- the LOC127441119 gene encoding dnaJ homolog subfamily B member 6-like isoform X2, with the protein product MVDYYQILGVQKTASPDDIKKAYRKLALRWHPDKNPDNKEEAEHKFKELSEAYEVLSDANKRNIYDRYGKEGLAGSGGGGGGGHYNGDHFGGFTFRNPEDVFREFFGGRDPFADFFGGDPFADDFFGGGRRHQRDMSRSRTSGSFFGGFGGFPPFGAGFSSFNAGFSPFGHMGGGGFTSFSSSSIGGGGGGGGMGNFRSVSTSTKFINGRKITTKRIIENGQERIEVEEDGQLKSLTINGKEQLLRLEHK